Proteins encoded in a region of the Fusobacterium sp. genome:
- a CDS encoding sulfite exporter TauE/SafE family protein, whose amino-acid sequence MPVIFLLVSFFSSLVGSICGIGGGVIIKPVLDATGTMSVTAISFLSGCTVLSMSVISVTKAMKNSTLKINTKITTWLALGSVLGGMTGKVMFQAVKEILQNENKTGAVQSIVMIFITLGTLIYTAKKNGIKTYKFENKILCFIIGVILGIFSSFLGIGGGPINLVILIFFFSMTTKEAVINSIYIILFSQIASLAHSIFARKIPDVSILYLGLMILGGVCGGMAGSIVNKKISEEKVDKLFIGLMLVIIFINIYNTYVFMK is encoded by the coding sequence ATGCCAGTTATTTTTTTATTAGTTAGTTTTTTTTCTTCTCTTGTAGGGTCAATATGTGGCATAGGTGGAGGAGTAATAATTAAACCTGTTCTTGATGCAACAGGAACTATGAGTGTAACAGCTATAAGTTTTTTATCTGGGTGTACGGTTCTTTCTATGTCTGTTATTTCTGTAACAAAAGCAATGAAAAACAGTACACTAAAGATAAATACTAAAATTACTACATGGCTTGCTCTAGGAAGTGTATTAGGAGGAATGACTGGAAAAGTCATGTTTCAAGCTGTAAAAGAGATTCTTCAAAATGAAAATAAAACAGGAGCTGTTCAATCAATTGTTATGATATTTATAACATTGGGAACTTTAATTTATACAGCTAAAAAAAATGGGATAAAGACATATAAGTTTGAAAATAAAATTTTATGTTTCATCATTGGAGTTATTTTAGGAATATTTTCTTCGTTTTTGGGAATTGGAGGAGGACCTATCAATCTTGTTATATTGATTTTCTTTTTTTCAATGACTACTAAAGAAGCTGTTATTAATTCTATCTATATAATACTATTCTCACAGATAGCAAGTCTGGCTCATAGCATATTTGCTAGAAAAATTCCAGATGTAAGTATTCTTTATCTTGGACTTATGATATTAGGAGGAGTATGTGGAGGGATGGCTGGAAGTATAGTAAATAAGAAAATATCAGAGGAAAAAGTGGATAAACTTTTTATAGGGCTGATGCTAGTTATAATATTTATAAATATTTATAATACATATGTTTTTATGAAATAA